One Thiocapsa sp. genomic window, GGGCAACAGACGACCGGCAGATCCAGCGCGTTGGCGACCGCCCGCGCCGTGTCCAGCGCCTTGCCGCCACCGGCGCCCAGGATCACCGCGGCCTCCGCGTGCTCGGCCGCTTCGCGGCAGCGCGTGATCTCCGGGACGGAGCATTGACCCGCGAAGTCCAGGATGCTGAAGGGGATGCCGTGCGCGCCGAAGGTGTCGATCAGTGTCGGCTCGATCTGTCGGCGCGCGCTCGGTCCGGCAATGCACAGTACATGGCCTGTCAGACCCATTCGGATCAGTTCCGCAGCCAACTCAAGGGTCGCATCGCGACCTTGCACATAGCGCGCGGGCGAACAAAAGACCTTCAACATGAGTGTGTGTCCTCTCTGAGGTTGGGAGTCGACCTGGCGATTCGCGAGTGGGGTTCGGGGTCGGGTCTTGACTCTTGCCAAGACCCGACCCTGTTCCCCGGAGGAAGCTGCACTGTCTGTCGGTGCTTTGTGGAGCGGATCTTGGTGGTTGCAATCATGGGTGGTGTCCTTCCGGGGTGATCCATAGGCATTAAACCGCGTCCAGAGCGAGATGCTCACTTTCGAGTGAGCTCGAAGTTTGGTGAATCCACGACCCTTCGCGGGGGGCGCGGTTTAAAATTTTATATTTTTTAATACCTTAAACCGCGCCGGCTCCAGCGGTTCTGAAATCCGCCGGGGCCGATCCCATCCCAAAACATCGCATACCGCACTGGGCGCGGTTTAGATTACACCTCCGGCTGGAATTCTCCGGCGCGCTCTATCACGTGACGGCGCGCGGTAACGAGCGGCGCAGCATTTTTCTCGGCGACGCCGATGGCGACCGGGCGGCGTTTCTTGGCATCCTGGAACAGACCTGCGAGCGATTCAACTGGACCGGAGTTGCCGCCACCCGAGAACCCGAGCGTGAACCTGCGCGCGGTCGTCCTGCACCCGTTGCAGCAGCCGAAGAGGCGCGCTTCCGGAGCCTGATGGCGGCCCATCAGGACCTTCAAGGTCGATGAACGGGCGATCTTCGATCGGGATGCACTGCATGAACGGTGAGCCCTTCGTGGATACCAACATCCGGGTCTACGCGCATCTGGAGACTCCCCGGGATCCCAAAGGCGACTTGGCGCGCGCGCTGGTCGAGTCTGATCCACGCTTCGTGGTGAGCACCCGGGTGTTGAACGAATACTACGCGGCAATGCTGAAGAATCGGGTCTCGGATCTCTGGCATGACCAATGTATCGAGGGGCGTCTCATCGTGCGCAATCCGTTTAAAGGCATCAACTGAAGCATCCCCACTCCGAGTATCCTTGACCCAGACATCCAAGGACCGTTCTGTGAAATTAGTCTGGGGAGTTGGCATATGACCCTCTCGGTTGGGACGTTGGGAACCCGGGGGAACCCCGGGGAACCCGGGGGGAACCCTTCTCCGGTCATCGCGATCCGCGATCTGGCCTTCCGATGGCGCCGCGGGGCGCCGGTCGTTCTCGCCATCGACCACCTCGAGATCGGGCGCGGCGAGCGCGTCTTCATCGAGGGTCCGAGCGGCAGCGGCAAGACCACCTTGTTGAGTCTTCTGGCCGGCGTGGTGAAGGCCGAGCAGGGGAGCCTGCGCATTCTCGGGCAGCCGATGGAGCGCCTGGGTAGCGTGAAGCGCGACCATTTCAGGGCCGACCATGTCGGCTATGTCTTTCAGATGTTCAATCTGATCCCTTATCTGTCGCTGGTCGAGAACGTGACCTTGCCCTGCCGCTTCTCGCGACTGCGTCGGGCGCGCGTGCTGGAGCGCACCGGCTGCGGCGGCCGCTCCGCGCGGTGTCTGGAAGAGGAGGCGCTGCGCTTGCTCGACCATCTCGATATGGCCGAGCCCGCGCGCTCGAAGCGGTCCGTCGCCGAGCTCTCGGTGGGGCAGCAGCAGCGCGTCGCTGCGGCGCGCGCGCTCATGGGCTCGCCCGAGATCCTGATCGCCGACGAGCCGACCTCCGCGCTCGATTCGGATCGCCGCGAAGCCTTTATCCGACTGTTGTTTCGGGAATGTGCCGAGACCCGGATGAGCTTGATCTTCGTGAGTCACGACGCGGCGCTCGAGCCCTTGTTCGATCGCACCGTGCGCCTCGCCGAGATCAATCGCGCCCTTAAACCGCACCCGGTGCGGTATGCGATGTTTTTGGATGGGATCGGCCGCCGCCGACCTGACGACCGCTGAAGCCGGCGCGGTTTAAGCGATTAAAAAATAAAGTCGTTTAAACCGCGTCCCCCCCGCTAAGGGCCGTGGATGCGCCAAACCTCGGACTCACTCGGAAGTGAGCATCTCGCTCTGGACGCGGTTTAAAGCCTGAGGCCCATCACCAAGCCGGCCATGAAGGATGCCGCACTCGTCAGGTTGCCGCCGATGAAGTCGAAAAAAGCGCCTGCATGGACCCCGAGCCAGTCGACCCAGCCGTTGTAGTGGATCTCGAGGCCGGACCAGTTCACGTCCAGAATGCCGGCATACTGCAAGGCAAAGACCCCGAGCAGGATGAGACCGACGACCAGCAGCACCAGCTTGAAGGCCATCTTCAGCGCAAACCCGAGCGCCAGCCCGACCATGAAGGAGAACCCGAGCTTCAGGAAGAAGGTTTCGTTGAAGAGTCCGGCGGCGTCCGTCGGCGCAGTCCCGGCGGCATTGTCCGAGGCCATGGACGCCAGCAGGTCGTTGCCCAGTCGTTCGAGCGAATGGGTTGCCCTCTCGAATGGCGAGGTGTCTTGTGCGGGATGGTCCATCGGGTCTGTCGGCAAGGGGGCGGAAGAAGGTCGGATCGAGTCTGCGAGTCGGCGAGGCGCTAGTGTATACCGAGCACTCGGGATTTTTCGCCGCATTGCACGCCGGGACGACCGTGGCAAACGGATTCTCGAGGCGTTTGACTTCGACCGGCCTCCATGTGGGAATCGGGTGCGCTCCGGTTATCCTTCGCGCACAATGAGCGCCGTTCACCGCTGCATGGAGCTCGACGTGACCACAAGCGCCCTGACGCCCGGCCTGATGCTTGTCCACGGCAACCGCCCGGAAGATCTGCGCGATCTTCTGGTGGAATGGATGGCGCGCTATCCGTTGGCCCCGCTCGAGAACGAGATCATTCTGGTGCAGAGCAACGGCATCGCGCAGTGGCTGAAGCTTGCGCTCGCCGCCGATGCCGATCCAGGCGCGGGGGCGTTTGCCGCCGGCGAGCGAGGCGTCGGGATCGCCGCGGCGCTCGAGATCTCGCTGCCGGCGCGCTTTCTCTGGCGGGTCTACCGGGCGGTGCTCGGTCGCGATGCGGTCCCGGAGGTCTCGCCCTTCGACAAGTCGCGCCTGGTTTGGCGGCTGATGCGACTCCTGCCCGAGCTGTTGGCTCGGCCCGAATACCTGCCGCTACGGCGCTTCCTGCAAACGGATGCCGACCTGCGCAAACGCTTCCAGCTCGCCGAGCGTCTGGCCGATCTCTACGACCAGTATCAGGTCTACCGCGCCGACTGGCTGGCCGCCTGGGGCGGGGGCGAAGACGTGCTGATCGCGGCGCGTGGCGGTCGCCTTCCCTTGCCGGAGGAGCAGCGTTGGCAGTCGGGACTCTGGCGTGCGCTGCTGGCGGATGTCGAGACGGACGGCGAGGGCAGGGGGCAGGCGGCCGGCATCGGTCGCGCGGACGTCCACGAGGCATTCCTGCGCCGTGTGTCCGACTGGCCCGACGATACGCACCCGCGCGGTCTACCCCGTCGGGTGATGGTCTTCGGGATCTCGAGTCTGCCCCGTCAGTCCCTGGAGGTGCTGGCCGGGATGGCGCGCTGGACCCAGGTCCTCATGTGCGTCCACAACCCCTGCGAGCACTACTGGGCCGACATCGTCGCCGACAAGGATCTGTTGCGCGCCGAGCGCAGCCGCCAGCAACGCCGCGACGGCATGCCGACGGACCTCTCCGAGGAGCGGATGCACCTGCACGCACACCCGCTGCTCGCGGCCTGGGGCAAGCAAGGCCGCGACTTCATCGGCCTGCTCGACGAGCACGACGACGCGACGGCTCGGGCGGGCTATCTCGGGCGGTTCAATGCCATCGGCCAGCGGATCGATCTGTTCGACGCCTCGCGAGAGGCTCGCTCTCTGCTCGAACAGCTCCAGGACGACATCCGCGATCTCCGCCCGCTCGCCGAGACCCGCACACATTGGCCCGAGGTGCCTTCCACGGGTGATCCCTCGATCCGCTTCCACATCGCCCACAGTCCGCAGCGCGAGGTCGAGATCCTGCATGACGTCCTGCTCGCGGCCTTCAATGCCGATGCGAGCCTGACCCCGCGCGACATCATCGTCATGGTGCCGGATATCGACACCTACGCGCCGCACATCCAGGCGGTGTTCGGTCTGATCGATCGCGATGATCCGCGCGACATCCCCTACAGCGTGGCGGATCAAGGCCAACGCGCGACCGAGCCTTTGATTCAGGCCCTGGAAAAGCTGCTCGAGCTGCCCCGATCGCGTCTTGCGGTCAGCGATGTGCTCGATCTGCTCGAAGCCCCGGCCGTGCGTCGGCGTTTCGGCGTTGCCGAGACGGACCTCCCGCGTCTCCATCGCTGGATCCGCGGGGCCAACATTCGCTGGGGCCTGCATGCCGAGCAGCGCGCGAGCCTCGATCTGCCGACTCAGCCCGACGCGCAGGCCCAACACACCTGGCTGTTCGGTCTGCGCCGGATGCTGCTCGGCTATGCGGTCGGCGCCGCCGGCGAGGGTGCCTGGCAGGGGATCGAGTCGTTCGACGAGATCGGCGGTCTGGATGCGGTCCTGCTCGGTCCGCTCGTGCACCTGATCGAGCGTCTTGATTCCACCTGGCGGACCCTGCGCGAGCCCGCGACCGTCGCCGACTGGTGCAGGCGTCTGCGCACCCTGATGGCGGATTTCTTCGATGCCGCCGACAGCGGCGAGGCCTTCACGCTCATGCAGCTCGACACCGCCCTGCAGGGATGGCAGGAGGCGTGCGACGAGGCCGCGCTTGCCGAGGAGCTGCCCCTGTCGGTCGTCGGCGAGTATTGGCTCTCTCAGCTCGACGACGGCGGTCTGTCGCAACGCTTCTTCGCCGGCGCCGTCACCTTCGCGACCCTGATGCCGATGCGGGCCATCCCCTTTCGCCGGGTCTGCCTGCTCGGCATGAACGACGGCGATTACCCGCGCACCCGGATCCCGATGGACTTCGACCTCATGGGTCGCGACTACCGACCCGGCGACCGCTCGCGGCGCGAGGACGACCGCTATCTCTTTCTCGAAGCCCTGCTCTCGGCACGGGACCATCTGCACATCTCCTGGGTCGGACGCAGCATTACCGACAACGGCGTGCGACCGCCCTCGGTACTGGTTGCCCAGTTGCGCGACCACCTCGCCGCCGGTTGGCGGATGGCGCTCGACACGGCGCTGTCGGAGGAGCCCCGCGCGCTCGATCCGGGTCAGGCCCTCTTGAATGCACTCACGGTGGAGCATCCGCTCCAGCCCTTCAGTCCCGATTACTTCCCGCCGGAGCCCCACTCGGGGCGGCCGCCGAGCGCCGCCCCGCTCTTCACCTATGCTCACGAGTGGCGTCCCCTCGATGCCCCTCGGCCTCGTCGCCCGGATGCCGCGTCGCAACCGCCGACGGCCGCATTGCCGCCGCTGCCCCGCGACGAGCCGCTCGCGCTGCGCGATCTCGTCGACCTCCTCAAGTCGCCGGTGAAGGCATTCTTCAGCCAGCGGCTCGGGGTCGTCTTCGAGTCCGAGGATCCGACGAGCGAGGATCAAGAGCCCTTTACACTCGACGGGCTCGGCCGGTGGCAGCTGCAAGACGAGCTGATCCGGGTCCAAGCGCAGGCGCTGTCGCACGGCGAGCCGATCGCCGCGGCGCGCGCGAGCCGCCTCGATCGAATCCGCCGGCGCGGCGATCTCGCGCCGGGTGGCTTCGGCGACGCCCTTGCCGCAGACCTGGTCGAACCGATGGATACGCTTTTCGCGAGCTATCAGGACGCGCTCCTCCGCTGGCCGCACCTGAGCGACGACGAAGAAGAGATCCGGTTTCAAGCCGATCTTCCGGCGCCCGTACCCGAGCTGGCGGATTGGATCGGCGCCATCCGCACCGACGCCGAGGGCCTTCGAGGACGTGTGCTCATCGAGGCGAGCGACCTGGTCAAGAACGGTCACTACCGCGGCGAGAAGCTCATCCGTCACTGGGTCGCGCACCTGGCCCTGCATCTGGCCGGCGGACCCCTCACCACGCTGGTCCTCAGCAAGACCGGCCATGTCGAGCTCAAGCCACTGCCGGTCGAGAAGGCGAAGGCGCACCTGACCGCACTGCTGGCGGCTTGGCAGGTCGGTATGTGCCGTCCGCTCCCGCTGGCCGCGAAGACCGCGCTCGAGTGGCTCAAGGCCGGCGATGCGGCGAAGGCGCGCACGACCTACGAGGGCGGCTATATGTACACCGGCGAGGTCGAGACCGACGCCTATCTCGCGCGCGCCTATCCGGACTTCGACGCACTCTGCGCGAGCGGTGAGTTCGCCGAGCTGGCCGAAAGCCTGCTGCGTCCGCTCTATACCGCGATGCATGCCGACGACAAGAAGACGCCGGACCGGCCCGCCGCAGCGCAAGCGACTGGAGCCGCCGCATGAGTCCCGAAAATGGCCGACCCGCAGCGACTGTGGTTTCCGATCAGGCGGATATCGCAGCGATCTCTCGTCGGGCTGAAGCCCGACCCACAGGCTCCGATTCGCTCGATCCGCTGCGCTTTCCGCTGTGGGGCAGCCGACTGATCGAGGCCAGTGCCGGCACCGGCAAGACCTTCACCATCGCGACACTCTATGTGCGCTTGGTGCTCGGTCACGGCCTGCCGAACGACGCGACCCAAGCTGCACAAGACACCGCACCCCGCGCCTTCACCCCGCCCGAGATCCTGGTCGTCACCTTCACCGATGCCGCCACGCGCGAGCTGCGCGACCGCATCCGCGCCCGTCTTGCCGAGGCCGCGACCGCCTTCCGCGCCGATCCTGACGGGATCGCCGCACGCCCCCCGGGCGAGGATCCGCTGCACGACCTGCGCGCCGAATACCCGCCCGAGCGCTGGCCGGCCTGCGCGCGCAAGCTGCAGTTGGCCGCCGAATGGATGGACGAGGCCGCTGTCTCGACCATCCACGGCTGGTGCAATCGGATGCTGCGCGAGCACGCCTTCGACAGCGACAGTCACTTCACCCAGACCCTGGAGACCGATCAGAGCGAGCTGCTCGCCGAGGTGGTGCGCGACTATTGGCGGACCTTCATGGTCCCGCTCGACGCCGAGTCGGTCGCCGAGGTGCGCCAGTGGTGGTCAGGTCCGGAGGCGCTGCAGGGGGCGATCCGGGCACTCGTCGAGCATGCCGATCGGCTCGGGAAGGCGGAACTGCCGGCGGACTCGATCAAGGATGCCCGAAAGGAACGCGAACGCCGCTTGACCGAGCTGAAGAGCCCCTGGTCGGAATGGGCCGATGCGTTGAAACTGCTGCTTGATGAGGCCGTCGCCGCACGGTCGGTCAATGGACGCCAACTGCAGGCACGCTATTACAACAGCTGGCTGGATGCGCTACGTCACTGGGCGGCGGATCCGGTTGCAGTCTCACTTGATCTAAAAACCGGCTGGACGCGTCTGACACCCGATGGAATTGCACAGGCATGGACTCGGGGCGATCCACCGACGCATCCGGCATTCGTGGCGATAACCACCCTGCAAACCGAGCTGAGCAACCTTCCGGATCCGCGCAGCGACATTTTGCGTCACGCGGCCCGCTGGATCGCGGACCGCTTCGCCGCGGAGCAGACTCGACGCGCCCAGATGGGCTTCATCGATCTGCTGACTCGGCTCGATGCCGCCCTGCAAGGCCCCAACGGCGAGCGTCTGGCCGAGATCATCCGCCGCCAGTTCCCCGTCGCCCTGATCGACGAGTTCCAGGACACCGATCCGGTGCAGTACCGCATCTTCGATGCCGTTTACCGGGTCGCGGCGAACGATCCTGCGACCGCGCTCATCCTCATCGGCGACCCCAAACAGGCGATCTATGCCTTTCGCGGCGCGGACATCTACACCTATCTCGCCGCACGCCGAGACTGCGCCGGCCGTCTTTACACCCTGAAGCGAAACTATCGCTCCACGCCCGACATGGTCGCCGCGACCAATCGCTGCTTCGAGGCTGCCGAGACCCGAGCGAGCGGTGCGGGCGCATTCCTCTTCCGCAGCGACAACGACAACGACAACGATACTAATACCGGGGTCGGGACCGACAATCCGGTGCCCTTCATCGCGGCGGACGCGAAAGGGCGCAAGGACGCGCTGCTCATCGACGGCCAACCGCTGTCGGCGCTCACCGCCTGCTGGCTGCCGCCGAACGCACCGGGCAAGCCGCTGAGCAAGGACGCCTATCGCAGCCGGATTGCCGAAGTCTGTGCTGCGGAGATGGTACGTCTGCTCAATCTCGGGCAGACCGGGCACGCGGCCTTTGTCGGCGAGGGCGCATCCAAGCCGTTGCGCCCGGCGCATCTGGCCGTGTTGGTCAACACCGGCAAGGAGGCGGCGATCATCCGCCGCGCCCTCGCGCAACGCGGTGTGCGTAGCGTCTATCTCTCCGACCGGGACTCGGTCTACCAAAGCCCGCAGGTCGGCGAGCTGCAACACTGGCTGGTCGCCTGTGCCGAGCCCGACGACGCCGGCCTGCTGCGCGCCGCGTTGGCCACCGCGACACTCGGTCTGAGCTGGTCCGAGCTCGATCGTCTCAATCACGACGAGCTCGCCTGGGAGTCGCGCGTGCTGCAGTTCCGTGGCTACCGCGACTGCTGGCGCCGCCAAGGCGTGCTGCCCATGCTGCGCCGCCTGCTCAACGACTTTGACGTCCCCGCGCGGTTGCTTGCATCGGAGCCGGGGTTCGACGGGGAGCGCATCCTCACCGATCTGCTCCATCTCGCCGAGCTGCTGCAACAGGCCAGCGTCCTGCTCGACGGCGAGCATGCGCTGATCCGCCATCTCGCCGAGCAGTGCCGGGATGCGGACCGTGGCGCGGGCGGCGATGCCCGCCAGATCCGTCTCGAGAGCGATGCCGATCTGGTGCAGGTGGTGACGGTCCATAAATCCAAGGGACTCGAGTACCCCTTGGTGTTCCTGCCGTTCGCTGCCGATCATCGGCAGATCGCGAAAGCCGACCTGCCGCTCAAATGGCACGACGCACAGGGCCGGCTGCAGCTCGGCCTCTGCGCCGATGAGGAGATCTTGGAACGTGCCGACCGCGAGCGTCTGGGCGAGGATCTGCGCAAGCTCTATGTCGCCCTGACCCGCGCCCGACATGCCACTTGGGTCGGTCTCGCACCGCTGGCCGGCCTGGAAGGCGGCGCCTTCGGGTATCTGCTGGGCGGCGGCGCCGTGCTGGCCCCCGATGGTCTGGAGCAGGCGCTCGAGGACCTGCGCGGCGACTGTGCGTCCATCGCCGTGGTGAAGGCGCCGGAGCCCTCGCCGGAATCCCGGCCCGATGCCTTGATGGAGCGCTTCGCCCAGGCCGGTCCACCGCGCCGTCTCGGGCCGGCACGCACCTCGGTCCCCGTCGTGCGCGAGTCCTGGTGGATCGCCAGCTATTCGGCCCTGCGCACCGTCGTTAGCGGCGACCCGGCGCGGTCCGCGACACCCGCCGAGACGCCGGCCGATCCATCAGCCCGGGCGCCCGCCGCTACGCCGACCGAGGATCGGTTCCGGGAGATGCAGGCCGCGCAAGCGGCTGCGCAGGGCACCGAGCTGTCCCCCGCGACATTGAGCAAGGACGCAAGCGATCGACTGCCCGCCGCAGGATCCATCCATGCCTTCCCGCGCGGGCCGGAGGCGGGCACCTTCCTCCACGATCTTCTCGAATGGGCCGCCAATCCGAGTTTCGCCGAGGCCGCCGCCGATCCGGTGAGACTGCGCGACACCATCGCCCGACGCTGTCAGGTGCGCGGCTGGTCCCAATGGATCGATCCGCTCACGGCCTGGCTGGAGTCCTTCCTGACGACGCCGTTGCCCGTGTCCGCGATGGGCGCGCTTCCGGCCACCACCTTGCGCCTCGTCGACCTGACCGGCGCCGTGCCCGAGATGGAGTTCTGGCTTGCCGCGCACCGCGCCGATACCCGCGAGATCGACCGCCTGGTCTGCACCGACACCCTCGACCGCGCGCCCCGCCCGGCGCTCCAAACCAACATCCTCAACGGCATGCTCAAGGGCTTCATGGATCTGGTGTTCGAGCACGCGGGCCGGTACTACGTGGCCGACTACAAGTCCAACTGGCTCGGCCCGGACGCCGCCGCCTACACCCCGGAGGCCATGCGCGCCGAGATCCTGCACGCGCGCTACGAGCTCCAATACGTCCTCTATCTCTTCGCCCTGCATCGGCTGCTCAAGGCGCGCTTGCCGGACTACGACTACGACCGCCACGTCGGCGGCGCCGTCTATCTCTTCCTGCGCGGCATCGAGGCGCCGAGCCGGGGCATCCATGCCGAGCGTCCACCGCGTGAGCTGATCGAGGCGTTGGATCGCTGCTTTGCGCGCAAGTCGGAGGGGGGGGATTGATGAGCACGGATCCGAGCATGCGAGCGGCAAAGGCCGAAGGAACCCAAATGGACACGCTCCTCGCCCGCTGGGCCGAGCGCGCCTGGCTGCGCGCGCTCGATGTCGCCTTCGCCGATTTCCTCCGCCGGGAGGTGCCGGACGCACCGCCTTTGCTGATCCTCGCCGCGGCGCTCGCGAGCCATCAACTCGGTCGCGGCCACGCCTGTCTCGATCTGGAGGCCACGCTGAAGGATCCGACCTTCGCCCTGTCCTTGCCCCCCGAGGGTACCGACACCGCGCAGACGGACACCCCGCCGCACCCCGCCGAGGTGTTGGACGGCCTGACCCTGCGCGACTGGCAGGCGGCGCTCGCCCATCCCGAACTGGTCGGCCGGGGCGTTGGCGACACGCCGCTCGTCCTGGTCGGTCCGCGACTCTATCTGCGGCGTTACTGGCGCTACGAGCAGGCCGTGCGCGCCGGTATCGACGCCCGCTCGGTACGTTCGCAAGCCCTGCAGGACGCACTTCCGATCGAGGCCATGCGCCCGGTACTCGCGCGTCTCTTCCCGCCCGCCCGCACTCCCGGCCAAACGGCCGACTGGCAGAAGCTCGCCTGCGCGCTCACCGCCCGCAGCGCCTTCAGCATCATCACCGGCGGTCCCGGCACGGGGAAGACCACGACCGTCGTCCGTCTCCTGGCCCTGCTGCAAGCCCTGGCGCTCGTCGAGCCGCCGCCCGGCCAGGCGGCGCGCCCCCTGCGCATCCGTCTCGCGGCACCCACCGGCAAGGCTGCGGCCCGTCTGAACGAATCCATCGCCGCCGCGGTCGCCAGCTTGCCGCTCGACGACCTTGCACAGGGCGAGGCCGTGCGTGCCGCTATCCCCGTCACCGTGAGCACGCTCCACCGTCTGCTCGGCAGCCGTCCGGACACCCGCCGTCTGCGCCACCACGCCGACAACCCGCTGGCGCTCGATGTGCTGGTCATCGACGAGGCATCCATGGTCGATCTGGAGATGATGGCCGCCGTCCTCGATGCCCTGCCGGCAAACGCGCGCCTCATCCTGCTCGGCGACAAGGATCAGCTCGCCTCGGTCGAGGCCGGCGCCGTGCTCGGAGAGCTGTGCGGTCGTGCCCGCGAAGGCCACTACACCCCGAGCACCCGCGATTGGCTGCAGGGCGCGACCGGCGAGCACATCCCGGCCGACCTCATCGATCCTGCCGGCACCTCGCTCGATCAGTCCGTGGTCATGCTGCGTCACAGCCACCGCTTCTCGGCCGACAGCGGCATCGGCCAACTCGCCGAGGCGGTCAATGCGGGCGATCCGGTCAAGGTCCGCGACCTCTGGTTACGCGGTCATGCCGATCTCGCGCTGGTCGCGCTCCACGGCACCGAGGATGCGGCCTTCCGGTCATTGGTCATCGACGGCGCGGCGACCGCGCCGGTCGATCCGCTGCGCGGCGATGGAGCACGACACGCGCAGACCGATGGCGACCCGCCGCGACACGGCTACCGCCACTACCTCGCCACCCTGCGGGAAGGCCAACCCGCCCGCGACGCCGACGCCTGCGCCTACGACGCCTGGGCGCGCGCCGTTCTGCAGGCCCACGGCCGGTTTCAATGTCTCTGCGCCCTGCGCCGCGGCCCTTGGGGTGTGGAGGGACTCAACCAGCGCATCGCCGGCCTGCTGCACGACGCCGATCTCATCCCGGCCAGCGGCGGTTGGTATCTCGGGCGCCCCGTCCTGGTCACCCGCAACGACTACGGCCTGGGGCTCATGAACGGCGACATCGGCATCACCCTGATCCGCCCCGCACCCGGCGATCGCGACTGGACGCTCCGCGTCGCCTTCCCCGCCGGCGACGGCCAAGACGGCATCAAATGGATCCTTCCCAGCCGCCTCCAGGCGGTCGAGACCGTCTACGCGCTCACCGTCCACAAATCCCAAGGCTCCGAATTCAGCCACGCCGCGCTGGTCCTGCCCGAGACCTTGAGCCCTATCCTGACGCGCGAGCTGCTCTACACCGGCATCACTCGCGCCCGCGCCCACCTGACCTTGGTGCAGCCGGGCGGCGATCAGGTTCTCGAACAAGCCGTGCAGCGGCGGGTGTTGCGGGCGAGCGGGTTGATGGAAGGATAAGGGATGAGGGACGAGGGATGAGGGACGAGGGATGAGGGACGAGGGATGAGGGGTGAAGGGTGAAGGGTGAAGGGTGAAGGGTGAAGGGTGAAGGGTGAAGGGTGAAGGGTGAAGGGTAGATGGTCTCGTGACATCCGCTCCGCGGTGTCACGCATGCCCCTGGCGCTCCGCGCCACGTGTCACGATGGCCGACATCGTGAACGAGGCCGATCCGCACGGCAGAATTGTCGTCGTCAGCCGTGCGGTTGCCTGCCGCCTCGATCCGGGATGCGGTTGCGCTCGTGATCATGTCGGTGCCTCGCGTCTTTGCATATCCGAGGGTGGTCTCGATCCGAAACATAGCCGCCTCGAAGGACCGGTGCAAGGCGAGCCCCGGATCTCCGGGGTCGCCTCGACACCTCAGGCGCTGCGCAGCCGGGTCACCTTCACGAGCGCCACCGCAACCAGCGGGAGAACAAAACCGATCGCCAAGGCGGCGATCATCAGGTCGCCCAACTGGCTGTAATCCGCCGGCACGCTCGCCACGCCGCTGACGGGATCCTTGACCTCGCGGGTCACGAGGAAGATCTCGTTGAGATACTTGGTTCCCAATTGGCTCGCCGAGAGGGCCAGATTGCTGAAGGAGGCCATGACGGCGAAGAAGGTAGCCTTGAGGTTGTCCGGGGCCGAGTTGGCGATCCAGGCCAGCATGGGCACCATGGCGACCTGGCCCAAGGGCGACTCCAGTGCCGTGTCCACGATAGCGATGAAGCGGGCATCGACGATGCCTCCGGTCACGGCGGCCGTCCAGTGGTGCAGCCCGAAATACATGCCGACGATGGGCAGGTAG contains:
- the recD gene encoding exodeoxyribonuclease V subunit alpha, producing MDTLLARWAERAWLRALDVAFADFLRREVPDAPPLLILAAALASHQLGRGHACLDLEATLKDPTFALSLPPEGTDTAQTDTPPHPAEVLDGLTLRDWQAALAHPELVGRGVGDTPLVLVGPRLYLRRYWRYEQAVRAGIDARSVRSQALQDALPIEAMRPVLARLFPPARTPGQTADWQKLACALTARSAFSIITGGPGTGKTTTVVRLLALLQALALVEPPPGQAARPLRIRLAAPTGKAAARLNESIAAAVASLPLDDLAQGEAVRAAIPVTVSTLHRLLGSRPDTRRLRHHADNPLALDVLVIDEASMVDLEMMAAVLDALPANARLILLGDKDQLASVEAGAVLGELCGRAREGHYTPSTRDWLQGATGEHIPADLIDPAGTSLDQSVVMLRHSHRFSADSGIGQLAEAVNAGDPVKVRDLWLRGHADLALVALHGTEDAAFRSLVIDGAATAPVDPLRGDGARHAQTDGDPPRHGYRHYLATLREGQPARDADACAYDAWARAVLQAHGRFQCLCALRRGPWGVEGLNQRIAGLLHDADLIPASGGWYLGRPVLVTRNDYGLGLMNGDIGITLIRPAPGDRDWTLRVAFPAGDGQDGIKWILPSRLQAVETVYALTVHKSQGSEFSHAALVLPETLSPILTRELLYTGITRARAHLTLVQPGGDQVLEQAVQRRVLRASGLMEG
- the recB gene encoding exodeoxyribonuclease V subunit beta; translation: MSPENGRPAATVVSDQADIAAISRRAEARPTGSDSLDPLRFPLWGSRLIEASAGTGKTFTIATLYVRLVLGHGLPNDATQAAQDTAPRAFTPPEILVVTFTDAATRELRDRIRARLAEAATAFRADPDGIAARPPGEDPLHDLRAEYPPERWPACARKLQLAAEWMDEAAVSTIHGWCNRMLREHAFDSDSHFTQTLETDQSELLAEVVRDYWRTFMVPLDAESVAEVRQWWSGPEALQGAIRALVEHADRLGKAELPADSIKDARKERERRLTELKSPWSEWADALKLLLDEAVAARSVNGRQLQARYYNSWLDALRHWAADPVAVSLDLKTGWTRLTPDGIAQAWTRGDPPTHPAFVAITTLQTELSNLPDPRSDILRHAARWIADRFAAEQTRRAQMGFIDLLTRLDAALQGPNGERLAEIIRRQFPVALIDEFQDTDPVQYRIFDAVYRVAANDPATALILIGDPKQAIYAFRGADIYTYLAARRDCAGRLYTLKRNYRSTPDMVAATNRCFEAAETRASGAGAFLFRSDNDNDNDTNTGVGTDNPVPFIAADAKGRKDALLIDGQPLSALTACWLPPNAPGKPLSKDAYRSRIAEVCAAEMVRLLNLGQTGHAAFVGEGASKPLRPAHLAVLVNTGKEAAIIRRALAQRGVRSVYLSDRDSVYQSPQVGELQHWLVACAEPDDAGLLRAALATATLGLSWSELDRLNHDELAWESRVLQFRGYRDCWRRQGVLPMLRRLLNDFDVPARLLASEPGFDGERILTDLLHLAELLQQASVLLDGEHALIRHLAEQCRDADRGAGGDARQIRLESDADLVQVVTVHKSKGLEYPLVFLPFAADHRQIAKADLPLKWHDAQGRLQLGLCADEEILERADRERLGEDLRKLYVALTRARHATWVGLAPLAGLEGGAFGYLLGGGAVLAPDGLEQALEDLRGDCASIAVVKAPEPSPESRPDALMERFAQAGPPRRLGPARTSVPVVRESWWIASYSALRTVVSGDPARSATPAETPADPSARAPAATPTEDRFREMQAAQAAAQGTELSPATLSKDASDRLPAAGSIHAFPRGPEAGTFLHDLLEWAANPSFAEAAADPVRLRDTIARRCQVRGWSQWIDPLTAWLESFLTTPLPVSAMGALPATTLRLVDLTGAVPEMEFWLAAHRADTREIDRLVCTDTLDRAPRPALQTNILNGMLKGFMDLVFEHAGRYYVADYKSNWLGPDAAAYTPEAMRAEILHARYELQYVLYLFALHRLLKARLPDYDYDRHVGGAVYLFLRGIEAPSRGIHAERPPRELIEALDRCFARKSEGGD